A window of Bos taurus isolate L1 Dominette 01449 registration number 42190680 breed Hereford chromosome 8, ARS-UCD2.0, whole genome shotgun sequence contains these coding sequences:
- the LOC534155 gene encoding immunoglobulin (CD79A) binding protein 1-like produces the protein MAAAEDELLLPRLPELFETSKQLLDEVEIAAEPTSSQIIQDKVFKGLDLLKKAAEMLSQLDLFSQNEDLEEIASTDLKYLMVPAFQGAFTMKQVSPSKRLDHLQWAREHFLNFLTQCQYYHVAKFELPKTKTNLAGNNTANSSMAYPSIIAMASQRQAKKERYKQKKEVEHRLSALKSAVESGQADDEHVREYYLLHLRRWIGISLEEIESIDQEIKILREKDSTHEASTSQSSHQDRPPMKPFVLTQNMAQAKVFGAGYPSLASMTVNDWYEQHRKFGALPDQGIATTMSEFKRAAQQQEDQEHEEEEDDEQAVCRAREWDDWKDTHPRGYGNRQNMG, from the coding sequence ATGGCAGCAGCTGAAGACGAGTTACTGCTCCCGCGGCTCCCCGAGCTGTTCGAAACCAGCAAGCAGCTTTTGGATGAAGTGGAAATCGCAGCTGAACCCACCAGCTCCCAAATAATCCAAGATAAGGTGTTCAAGGGACTGGATCTCCTGAAGAAGGCTGCTGAAATGTTGTCACAGCTTGACTTGTTCAGCCAAAATGAAGATTTGGAGGAGATCGCGTCCACTGACCTGAAATACCTGATGGTGCCAGCATTTCAAGGAGCGTTCACCATGAAACAAGTCAGTCCCAGCAAGCGTCTAGATCATTTGCAGTGGGCTCGAGAACACTTCTTAAACTTCTTAACTCAGTGCCAGTACTATCACGTGGCAAAGTTTGAGCTGCCCAAAACCAAGACCAACTTAGCTGGAAATAACACTGCTAATTCCTCCATGGCCTATCCTAGCATCATTGCTATGGCATCTCAGAGACAGGCTAAAAAAGAGAGATACAAGCAGAAGAAGGAGGTGGAGCATAGGTTGTCTGCACTGAAATCTGCTGTGGAAAGTGGTCAAGCAGATGACGAGCATGTTCGTGAATATTACCTCCTTCACCTTCGAAGGTGGATTGGTATCAGCTTAGAAGAGATTGAGAGCATTGACCAGGAGATAAAGATCTTGAGAGAAAAAGACTCCACACACGAGGCATCAACTTCTCAGTCATCTCATCAGGACAGGCCTCCAATGAAACCGTTTGTTCTCACTCAGAACATGGCCCAAGCCAAAGTATTTGGAGCTGGTTATCCAAGTCTGGCATCTATGACAGTGAATGACTGGTATGAACAGCATCGGAAATTTGGAGCATTACCAGATCAGGGAATAGCCACGACAATGTCAGAGTTCAAAAGGGCAGCTCAGCAACAAGAAGATCAGGAGcatgaggaggaagaggatgatGAGCAGGCAGTGTGCAGAGCTCGAGAGTGGGATGACTGGAAGGACACCCATCCTAGAGGCTATGGCAACCGGCAGAACATGGGTTAG
- the LOC534155 gene encoding immunoglobulin (CD79A) binding protein 1-like isoform X1: MQKGKKMAAAEDELLLPRLPELFETSKQLLDEVEIAAEPTSSQIIQDKVFKGLDLLKKAAEMLSQLDLFSQNEDLEEIASTDLKYLMVPAFQGAFTMKQVSPSKRLDHLQWAREHFLNFLTQCQYYHVAKFELPKTKTNLAGNNTANSSMAYPSIIAMASQRQAKKERYKQKKEVEHRLSALKSAVESGQADDEHVREYYLLHLRRWIGISLEEIESIDQEIKILREKDSTHEASTSQSSHQDRPPMKPFVLTQNMAQAKVFGAGYPSLASMTVNDWYEQHRKFGALPDQGIATTMSEFKRAAQQQEDQEHEEEEDDEQAVCRAREWDDWKDTHPRGYGNRQNMG; encoded by the coding sequence ATGGCAGCAGCTGAAGACGAGTTACTGCTCCCGCGGCTCCCCGAGCTGTTCGAAACCAGCAAGCAGCTTTTGGATGAAGTGGAAATCGCAGCTGAACCCACCAGCTCCCAAATAATCCAAGATAAGGTGTTCAAGGGACTGGATCTCCTGAAGAAGGCTGCTGAAATGTTGTCACAGCTTGACTTGTTCAGCCAAAATGAAGATTTGGAGGAGATCGCGTCCACTGACCTGAAATACCTGATGGTGCCAGCATTTCAAGGAGCGTTCACCATGAAACAAGTCAGTCCCAGCAAGCGTCTAGATCATTTGCAGTGGGCTCGAGAACACTTCTTAAACTTCTTAACTCAGTGCCAGTACTATCACGTGGCAAAGTTTGAGCTGCCCAAAACCAAGACCAACTTAGCTGGAAATAACACTGCTAATTCCTCCATGGCCTATCCTAGCATCATTGCTATGGCATCTCAGAGACAGGCTAAAAAAGAGAGATACAAGCAGAAGAAGGAGGTGGAGCATAGGTTGTCTGCACTGAAATCTGCTGTGGAAAGTGGTCAAGCAGATGACGAGCATGTTCGTGAATATTACCTCCTTCACCTTCGAAGGTGGATTGGTATCAGCTTAGAAGAGATTGAGAGCATTGACCAGGAGATAAAGATCTTGAGAGAAAAAGACTCCACACACGAGGCATCAACTTCTCAGTCATCTCATCAGGACAGGCCTCCAATGAAACCGTTTGTTCTCACTCAGAACATGGCCCAAGCCAAAGTATTTGGAGCTGGTTATCCAAGTCTGGCATCTATGACAGTGAATGACTGGTATGAACAGCATCGGAAATTTGGAGCATTACCAGATCAGGGAATAGCCACGACAATGTCAGAGTTCAAAAGGGCAGCTCAGCAACAAGAAGATCAGGAGcatgaggaggaagaggatgatGAGCAGGCAGTGTGCAGAGCTCGAGAGTGGGATGACTGGAAGGACACCCATCCTAGAGGCTATGGCAACCGGCAGAACATGGGTTAG